A stretch of DNA from Halorubrum sp. BOL3-1:
CCGCCCACGCCTCAACGACGCCGCGGTCGAGGTCGGGCTCGTCTCGCTCGGCCTGCTCCGCCATCTCGACCGTCGGGTCGTCGTCGTCGGTCGATCCGCCGTCGGGGATCGGGCGGTCGCTCATGCGACACCTCCGTCGCTGTTGCGGAGAGCGGCCAGGTACACCACGACGAAGGCGCTGATGACGACCGCGGTGAGGAACGCCACGGCGGACGCGGTCGCCCAGCGCCGGCTCTCGTTGAGCGCGATGATCACGAGACAGGTGAGCGACGGGACCGTCTCACAGCCGGCCGTCGCGTCGATGAGCCCGTAGATGCGCATCGCGTCCATCGTCCGGAACAGCATCGCGACGAGCAGCGCGGGCGCGACCAGCGGCAGCGTGATGTGCCTGAATCGCTGCCACGGCGAGGCGCCGGACACCTTCGCGACGTCGTAGAGCCCGCGGTCGATGCTCTGGAGCCCCGCGAGGATCAGGAGCGCCATGAACGCCGTCGTCTTCCAGATGTCGGCCACGAGCACGATGAGGAAGGAGTCGCTGCTGCTCGACAGCGGGTTGTTCCCGAACACGCCGAGCCACTGCATGAAATCGGTCCCGAAACCGATGGTCGGGTTGAACAACAGGAAGAAGATCATCCCCTGAATGACGATGGGGATGGCCCACGGGATGATTATCGCCACGCGGACCCACCGACGCCCGTAGAAGTCCTGGTCGAGCACGAGCGCCTGTCCGAACCCGATCGTCGTCTCGAAGAGGACGCTCAAGATTGCGAACGCCAGCGTCACGAAGATCGCCTGCTGCAGGAACGGCGCGCCGAATTCGACGAACGGGAACGACCCCGACAGCGAGACGGAGACGAACTGCTGGGTGAAGTTCGTGTCGCCGGTCAACAGCGCGACGTAGTTGTCGAGGCCGACGAACGCGCCGAACGGGTCGGCCGAGGCGACGGCGAGCAGCAGGAAGGCAGGGACTAACAGGACGTAGGCGTACACCGCTTCGCTCTGCGTCTCCAGCCAGTTGAGCGGGCGGGCGAACACCGAACCGCCCCCGTCCGCCCGCGTGTCGG
This window harbors:
- a CDS encoding carbohydrate ABC transporter permease, yielding MPTDTRADGGGSVFARPLNWLETQSEAVYAYVLLVPAFLLLAVASADPFGAFVGLDNYVALLTGDTNFTQQFVSVSLSGSFPFVEFGAPFLQQAIFVTLAFAILSVLFETTIGFGQALVLDQDFYGRRWVRVAIIIPWAIPIVIQGMIFFLLFNPTIGFGTDFMQWLGVFGNNPLSSSSDSFLIVLVADIWKTTAFMALLILAGLQSIDRGLYDVAKVSGASPWQRFRHITLPLVAPALLVAMLFRTMDAMRIYGLIDATAGCETVPSLTCLVIIALNESRRWATASAVAFLTAVVISAFVVVYLAALRNSDGGVA